One Lucilia cuprina isolate Lc7/37 chromosome 4, ASM2204524v1, whole genome shotgun sequence DNA segment encodes these proteins:
- the LOC111675266 gene encoding vacuolar protein sorting-associated protein 51 homolog, with the protein MANSVRNLYDMDSTTFDAEKYLERLLKDCTLKQIMDTEAAVVKDTQTLHSDMQTLVYENYNKFISATDTIRKMKNDFKQMETDMNLLKDKMGTITTFSEQITGTLQGTRSQLCKLSEKHSLLKRLQFLSSLPAKLKSLIEEQNYVQAVQDYKHAQKVFEQYGHQPSFEGIRKDCDVIMQDLKQHLRQEFQRAGKTAQSLTEIGELLLQLDEKAPDMATEMLNCASKRLHEQIVMLQDQTERDMIEFVDMGIEGFLNDLTLVVTSYFDMFVAKHYENERDDFQEQALKELNVFLNLNIEKYLTLVQDRVESDVGFGDTQVMLRALDRLHRRLLAMRNICRGIEIQRNTVDIIISAAHQLCDAHSKNLKDHFSDSLSSVRLSLVSAKSDTSSGGSLNDLITNLYVSLVEKVKGVLQDLLVFLQTDWSFNIKSDYKGTLCVEGIRENLLIGFLRHISKVMSSFGDSSTSSPPNLLLVLSKTCLEMEQNGVHILISLADDLYEIDSENSATLTHETEICAEMRETAQSLLDTFVRLQGLNISQMLRKSVETRDWLNCLEPRTVRAVMKRVVEELSSIENVVASLYDCPSTVRTTASSDSSRKTHFSNLTNSKQQFRSNWSNYTPSQLESSYVSNIHRLFSERIDIFTSVEFSKVSIVTGIIKIGLKTLLECVRLRTFSKFGLQQIQVDTHYLQMNLWRFVKDENLINFLLDEILGSAVHRCLESTLMEPNAVEIICERG; encoded by the exons atggcCAACTCCGTTCGTAATCTATACGATATGGATAGCACCACTTTTGATGcagaaaaatatttggaaaggCTGTTAAAG GATTGTACACTGAAACAAATTATGGATACGGAAGCAGCCGTTGTAAAGGATACACAAACTCTACACTCCGACATGCAGACCTTAGtgtatgaaaattataataaatttatctcGGCCACAGACActataagaaaaatgaaaaatgattttaaacaaatggaAACTGATATGAATTTGCTTAAGGATAAAATGGGAACCATTACCACATTTAGTGAACAAATAACGGGAACTTTACAGGGAACCCGTTCGCAGTTGTGTAAACTTTCCGAAAAACACTCGTTACTTAAGCGTTTACAGTTTTTATCGTCTCTACCGGCCAAACTGAAGTCATTAATAGAGGAACAAAATTATGTACAGGCTGTGCAGGACTATAAACATGCCCAGAAAGTTTTCGAACAATATGGTCATCAGCCCTCATTTGAGGGTATACGTAAAGATTGTGATGTTATAATGCAAGATTTAAAGCAACACTTAAGACAGGAATTCCAAAGAGCAGGAAAGACGGCTCAATCTCTTACCGAAATAGGTGAATTGCTACTGCAATTGGATGAAAAAGCTCCGGATATGGCAACAGAAATGTTAAACTGTGCATCAAAGCGTTTACACGAACAGATTGTAATGTTACAAGATCAGACAGAACGTGACATGATCGAGTTTGTTGATATGGGTATTGAGGGATTTTTGAATGATCTTACTTTGGTGGTGACCTCTTATTTTGATATGTTCGTTGCAAAACATTACGAAAACGAAAGAGATGACTTTCAAGAACAGGCTCTTAAagagttaaatgtttttttgaatctaaatattgaaaaatatttaactttggtACAAGATCGTGTTGAATCAGATGTTGGATTTGGTGATACTCAAGTTATGCTAAGAGCTTTAGATCGTTTGCATCGTCGTCTATTAGCCATGAGGAATATATGTCGTGGCATAGAGATACAACGTAATACCGTAGATATAATTATTTCGGCTGCTCATCAGTTATGTGATGCTCACTCCAAAAACCTTAAGGATCACTTTTCCGATAGTCTTAGTTCTGTGCGTCTTTCTTTGGTCTCTGCTAAAAGTGACACTTCATCTGGTGGTAGTTTAAACGATTTGATTACCAATCTATATGTTTCGTTGGTGGAAAAGGTAAAAGGAGTTTTGCAGGATTTATTGGTATTTTTACAAACCGATTGGTCCTTTAATATTAAATCCGATTATAAAGGTACTCTTTGTGTAGAGGGTATACGAGAAAATTTACTCATTGGCTTTCTGAGACACATTTCAAAAGTCATGAGTTCATTTGGTGATTCTTCAACGTCGAGTCCTCCTAATTTACTTTTAGTTTTATCGAAAACTTGTCTAGAAATGGAACAAAATGGCGTTCATATTTTG ATTTCTTTGGCCGATGATTTGTATGAAATAGATTCGGAAAACAGTGCTACACTGACACATGAAACAGAAATCTGCGCTGAAATGCGCGAGACTGCCCAAAGTCTACTCGATACCTTTGTCCGCCTACAAGGCTTAAATATATCTCAAATGTTACGCAAAAGTGTAGAGACTCGTGATTGGCTTAATTGCTTAGAACCACGCACTGTTAGGGCCGTTATGAAACGAGTAGTCGAAGAATTATCATCCATTGAAAATGTGGTAGCCAGCTTATATGATTGCCCTTCAACAGTGCGTACAACCGCCAGTAGTGATTCCAGTCGAAAGACACATTTCAGTAATCTAACCAATTCTAAGCAGCAGTTTCGTTCAAATTGGTCTAATTATACACCATCACAACTGGAATCGTCTTATGTTTCTAATATTCATCGTTTGTTTTCCGAAAGAATTGATATTTTTACCTCGGTAGAGTTCTCGAAGGTATCAATAGTTACAGGAATCATTAAAATTGGCTTAAAG ACTTTATTGGAATGCGTACGTTTACGAACATTTAGTAAATTTGGTTTACAGCAAATACAAGTCGACACTCATTATTTGCAAATGAATCTCTGGCGATTTGTTAAGGATGAAAA TTTAATCAACTTTTTATTGGATGAAATTTTGGGTTCAGCTGTGCATCGTTGCTTGGAATCGACTTTAATGGAGCCAAATGCCGTAGAAATAATATGTGAACGCGGttag